The Helianthus annuus cultivar XRQ/B chromosome 11, HanXRQr2.0-SUNRISE, whole genome shotgun sequence region agtatatcgataaTCTACGTGAAtggtttaattctgagtatgaattaaagcttaacggtacttgtaacttgtctgataaactgatatgattccctgacacgctcaccaaaaatatgtttgtaaattgtttaatttttttacattctacaatttaagtttctgtatttcatttcctagtttagaaactttattaaaatccaagaagattttatttctactttattttccgacaaaccaaggtggagagttgattgttggattctcaaagatgaagcagatgcaggaaaagttctggactggagaatgagtagagcttatcttgatgaagattgggattgttgaaaaagtcaaaacaagttcattaacttgatacttgttattttcagaaaatgtttgaaaagtttaaacaaaagtcagtttgtttgtcaaaagatcaaccaaggtcattaagttgaacttggtagattaattgagtaatcagggtcattaacttggacctgaatacttgagtggatttctaaagctgattaaTTTTGTGATTTATTGTCAAAATCAATAGagtgtaatgttattggttgaatAACAGGTTGTGGATTTCATTATCCCCATGGCTCATAAAGTCAGAGTTTGAACCAGATAAAGATCCTAGATCCCAgcataccgagagggggagtctgtgaaagggggagtctagagttctggatcaacagtcaaaggagGAGATTGAAGATGGAGCTAGGTTGAgttcctgaacctgtgaagatagagcgTTTACAATGGGAAGACAAAgtttggagaaaagaccaagactgaagactcgaagccgaagacttcgtcaacatccaagggggagtctgttggtgcactaaatgtctgtttactgcgtcttaatcgagtcttaggtctagataggttagattggagctcgGAAATGAAAAATGGGTTTTAGAGTGTGATTCTGCTCCAAATGACATTCATGtcattagaagcgaaatcaggagtttgatgtaattccgctccaaacaaTCATGTTGATTCTGCTCCTAGGGTATctaggtgattccgctccaaagttagCTGTTGATTCCGCTTGTAATGATCAcatagtgattccgctccaaccatttagagcgaaatcagctcTACTATAAATAGCCGGTGTGTGATCTAATTCTGTATctgttggagcggaattagagtcGAGGTGTTGCCGAAATTTTGTCAGAAATCATTGTATTTGACTCAGAAAGTGTTTATAAAGAGGAAATTAAGAGGAGATAGCTGTGTGAcattgtttactttgattccgatTAGTTGCTGATgcctggcgaacgggttattagttgatagcgctatttaggtctcacCAACCTCATGTCGTGCCTGTAGCGGATCGgccgtgaactaatagactcatgCAAAACTGTCGATGATGATAGACATTTGACAAAATGGGGCAAACAAAAAAAGGTCGCGGAGTATTCGGTATAacacagtttagtagcttacagatggggtagctccccatggcatgataTAAATGAGTAACTTAACTACTTAAACAAGTTTTATGGAATTAAAACTAGAtaaactcgtgaactcgccaactttatgttgataccctactacatgctttgcaAGTACACAGTGACTTAGGAACTTGCAGCTTGGGGACGTGTAGTGGTCGTCTTTACCCATATTGGGTTCTTCTAATAATTAAGAATTATGAACTTTTGTTGAAccacattactatgcttccgctgttaTTTTTAAATCGTTATTTTGAACGTTAAAACTTTAGACTTCGACATATTAGTCACTAATCATATTTCTGATAAAACTGGACACCAAGGCAGAATTATAGTATGAACTCAAGTGTGTTGTGACTAAGAAAATGTAGGAAGACAACATAATTAGTTTTTCTATATGACAACTTGGCAAATTATAGGCAAGATAGTCTTAAGTTTAAGTGTATGTGTTTATTTGGTATACCATAATATATGAATTGTTGGATAGCTTCATCACATTGTATGTTTAACCTTAAATTCACACAGATAATATAAAACATACTCAGATAAAACACATGAATCATTTATATTCCAGTATACATGAATCATGAACTCCTATTTCTCCAATATATAGTGCCATGTATCCAAGTAATACACATTATGTTGAATTTAGTCCTTCAATATATGGTGAAACTGAAATGGGTAATATGACTATCAGGTTTCATGGCAGGAAGACATTGAAATGTCAATTTCTCTTCATATATCCAAATGCTGGCATCTTTCTTTACTCATACAAAACTACATATCAGGAAGCGAAATTGAACTTAAATTGGATGAAGGAATGGTGGGAGTGAGCAAGTTAATACAGATGTTGTTTGAATaatttcttatatatatatacatatcactTTTAGCTTATCTACCATTTAATATTGTAATGCTAAGATCATTGTTAGAACATAATTCATGTGAGCTTGAAGATCGTGTCATATGTTGTGTAGCTTTTCCAACGTAAAAACCTGGTTCTTTGGGTGAAGGCAATTGACCCTCACTCTCCAACATCACGATCACAGAAGCCATGGTCGGTCTATCTTCTGGATGACGTTAAACACACAACAAAGCAACATGCATTGATCGTAAAACCTGAGACATATTGATTGATTCAGCTAAGCACCTAGCAACTAATTCCAAAGATCTGTCTTCATTATGGAGTACCCATGCCtatcaagaacaaagaacacatATTTAGTTGTTTCAAAAGGGAATGTTGCATTAAAGAAGTAACCAATTTATGTGGGTTCAAACAGCCAAGAAGTTGTCATATTCGGTAACCTTCCAAGTTAAACACCATGTTAGGAAAACTCAACATGTTAAATTACCACAAACAAATACATCATATTTTGATAGGCAAACCAGGTGAGATTAACTTAAATGAACTCTCTTAGTCTCTTTTAATACATTGAGATTTCATAATCAGGTTTTTATAAGTTGGTTAGCTCTTTATTGGCGAAACTTACATGTCCAGTAAGGTTGTTGCAATGTTCTTGGTGGGCAAATCCTCTGTTCTTCACCCCAGACACAATTTCCAGCACTAAAACACCAAAACTATATACGTCTGATTTTATCGAAAAGATACCATTTCCTGCATACTCTGGTGCCATGTAGCCACTGTGAGGAACCAAGTAATTAATGTAAGTGATTCACTATATAAACTGAATGAGGTTTGGATAGATGAATCTCACTATGTCCCAACCACTCTGTTTGTCTTTGCCTCTGTCTGAGTTCCACCAAATGCTCTAGCCGTGCCAAAATCTGATATCTTTGGAATCATATCCTTGTCAAGCAATATATTGCTGACTTTGAGATCTCTATGTATGATTCTAAGTCGAGAATCCTGGTGAAGATAAAGAAGTCCACGAGCAATTCCAATGATAATGTTGTAACGTGTTGGCCAGTCAACGAGCTCCATTGGAATTTCATCTGTAATTAATTACAATTTTTAGTTTACGTTCTTGTTCATTTGGAACTTTAAGTTTTCCTCTAATTATTTCATTTACCAAAGATGAAAGAATCAAGGCCTTTGTTTGGCATGTATTCATAAATTAGCATCACTTCGGCTCCTTCTATGCAGCAGCCCAAGAGCTTGACAAGATTGCGATGTTGTAGTCTAGATATCGATATGACTTCATTCTTAAACTCGTGAAGTCCTTGGGTGGATGTTTTTGCTAGCCGCTTCACTGCTATTTCCTTCCCATTTTCGAGTACACCCTGAAACATAACCTTTTAAGAAGTATATCACAAAAAACTCTCTATACATCTTCACTATTTTCATTGTTATTGTTTGGTAAATCACAAAACCCACTTTTAATCACGAACAACAAAACACAAGAATGCGTCTAGGGAATATAAATCAAACAATAAATGGTTTTAAAAGCAACCATTTGCGTGGTTTAGTTGATCATATGATCAATCTAGTCCACAACCTTGGAATTGGATCACCATATGACTTTCATGGCAACAAATGTGCGTCACAGAAGTAGGTTGCAACAATTCTGATCTGTATTCTGAACAATCATTTGCTTTAACTTTTTTAGCTTAAGCTAAGAATCATCTTATAGTATCACATGAACACTAGGTGTACTAAATAGGTCATAGAGTCGTAAAATATACCTTGTAAACGGCTCCAAAACCGCCCTCACCAAGTTTGTTGTTTATTGAAAAGCTTTTTGTAGCTTTAAGTATTGTAGACAGACCAAAGAATGGTAGCTCTAGATCTTCATCACCACTTTGTGTCCCTAATATGATTACAGGAAATCTATTATTAATAATTCCTTTTATTAATGGTGCTGACCCATTCATCAGTAGAGAAATAGTTTGTATTCAAAATTCATACCTTGTTGCTGTTGCTTCTTCCTCTTAAAATGACAAAAGAAGCATATTGAACCTAGTATGACCAAAACCACAACTGCTATGGGGATAATAACTTGTACTCTTCTCGCTGCACTTGAGCTTTTACTGTCTATGTCAATATATAATGTCTTCAGCTGACATTTATACAGATAACCACGTAGCTAGTAATGAAAACAAAAGTATTGTTTTTGAATTACCTAACTCTGAAGCCGACACACGTATAAAAAGAGTGTCCCCACTTTCAGCAATAGTTCTGATATCAATTAGGCCACCAAACCATAGCAAGCATCCACTCCCAGTCCCTGAGAAATTCGAACTTGTGTAAGCAGTACAAGAGCAATTGTTTTTACACTTCTTCTCACACTCTACAAGGGTCATGGTCTGGTTATACCAAGACCCCCGAGTGTCTGGTAACTTCAGATTTGTATATTTGTTAAACCCTTCCCCAGGGCTGCAGTTCAAAGGGACAGTATGTCGACACCCTTGTGACCAATCTGTATTCTTCCACTGATCAGGAGATGTGGGTTCAAACCCCTTCAAACATTCACAAACAGGGGACTTGCCAATGTTGCAGCTCCCAAATGCCCCGCATACCGCATATTGATCACAGATATCACTTTGCCGGGTCGAATAAAGGTTCCATTCTTGTTTGCTATCACTCCATAATAAGAGCTCGAAACGACCACTTGCTTGTAGCACCAGCCTCATAATAGCCGAAGTATCTATAAGATTATATTGGTAGTAAATTTCTCTCTGATTAACAACAAAGGTGAAGTTGAAAAACCGGTTGGGTCTCAAAGTAGAAATTCCAGAGAACCTGAATCCAATCCATGGACCTCCCCTCAACTTTATGTCCTGGCCTTCCATTAGGATCATCTGAGGGTAACCTCTGGTATCAATCCCATAAGAAAACTCACCGAAAGCAGGATCATCGGGGGATTTCCATGACGTGAAGCGTCTTTCATGCCCGGTAATGAAATTCCAGCCTAGCTTCACTCCAGGAAGTAAAGTGTCTGTGATAAAGTCGAAACTTTGCCATATGGGATCTTCTTGATTAGTTCCCTCACCTTCCTTGTGAATTATAAAGTTGCCTGTATCTAGAAGCTGACCAATCGGATTTTTCACTGACGTTATTGATGATTTCGCTGATGACCATACTACATTGCCTTTGGTGGCCTCCCGGAGAATTAAAACTCCCTGAAGGGTGAGAGTTAGCTCACCTGAGGTATCGGTGAGTGGTGTGTTCCGGTTGGCTACCCATACATAGGTTCGTTTGGGTATTTTCTTGTACCAAATTCCGACATAATGGTTCTTGGAGTTAGGGGGACTAAAGAAACCAAGTTCGAAGGTTTCTTGGGGTGAAACGATGGTTTGATTATATCTAACGGTTTGATTTGCAGACATGGTGTCAGCAGCATAGGAACAAGTTATTGATGCATAAAGACCAACAAGGAAGGGAAAGATCGACATGGTCTTTGTCACAGTTTTTCCTCCATAAACGTTTCAGCAACACTTtcacaaaatataaataaaatatgttttagtCATGAAAGTAAAACACAGAACTCCATTATGTGGACCAAGATGTTAAATGACTTTCTGTGGGTTGGATTCCTATTTTCTAGAAGGTGGTCGGATGCATTAATTTTAGTCAAAGAATtacgtttttattatataataataatttttaaacGTATAATTTTCTTTCATATGTATCATCATTAGGGGTAGGGTTAGTACTACTAATCACTCATTACTCAGTCATCATTCATAACATCCAATTAAATTTCGTCATGTTATCAACTAttatttcatcactcacaactttttttaatggaaatggtcatcacttgttatggaattccatcactcatcaccttttttaatttttttaaattataatttAACAATAAAAAACTAATTGTTGGGTTTGAAAATtacatactaaaataaaaaaaaataaaaactaaacattgtaaataaaataaacctAAAACGACCGACTTAATTGTTGGGTTTGAAAATGTGGGATTTGGTCGGGTTTGTCTTGCAACCTAAAGCGCGCCAGCTCGTCAAGATTCTCTCGAAACCTTGGGTCGTACGGGATTTTTCTTCGAACCAGAACCACTCTTGCTTAAACCATCCATCTTTgtattgaattttttttttaaatttgaaggAAGATTGTTTGAATTGAGTTGGAGAATTATTCGGATTTTAAAAACTggtttttatatattaaaaaagctTTCAAACGGTCAAATATCCCAACGGATCCCACCCCAACGGTATAATTTTAGAATGTTAACGTGTCATAAATATAACGCGTTGAAAAGtgtgggtggcggcggtgttttGCAATCTTTCACACGCGAAACTCTTTCATCACAGACAAAACTCATGCTACCCCGGGTGGCCTTAGAAATTACATGTGACATGTCTTTTTCTTTCTTATGTAAATTGCATTACTGAAACAAACCTCTCATATCACACAATATTGCTTGTTTTAGGAGCTCATGAATTTGTTTAAATTGCTCAAGTGAAGATTTCTAGGAGGTCACACATTCATGGATTACCTCATCATGTTAGAATGTTTTTCAAGTATGAAATATGCAATGTTCATACATGAAATCCAGTAACTAAAGCTATGGGGTGTGGGGGCTATAGAATGAAACATTATTTCCATATATGACCATTAGTTAAATGGTACACCATTCCTTTTCTTGATTGACGGTAGttcccatggattaaaccatgattACCACCCTCCCATTTGATAATTTTAAGACAAAAATATAGGGGataatggtttgggtcatgaccacacccttagggtagtggttttgaatgatAGATTAAAGCTGAATGATATGATGCCTATGTAGAGGGTTAGGACCACACCCTACCCTATAGCCTAATTAAGTTTGCAGTACATTATTGTGGCATAGAATGATGTTGTACCAACCTTGTGTTGGTCAATAATATCTCACGATATTATTGGCTAATATTGTGGCAAATCAATTTGTAATCTTCCTCTTTTTAGGATTGTTTGTTTACCAAAGATAGGTCGATCACgtctatatatttatattttatatctCATTGTATTATTATTGTGAAAAGAAAATATACACAGTACATACTATTTTACGTGGTATCAATTCCCACGGCCTGATCTCGATCTCGCCACCATCCTCCATCACCTCATCTCCCAGAAACGTTCCCTGCCTCACCGTCATGGGCGACAAATCCACTCCCACCACTCCACAATCACTCCATCCCATTTACACGGTAACCAATGTTCAAAAAAAAGTCCATGTCCTCAACAGTGTCAAAGTCTCCTACCCGTCATGTGTCAAGCTTTTTACGCTACACGCCGAAGGGTATGATGTGGTCGACCACATCGACGGTACACCAGCCCGGCCAAAGAACCTGCTAATTTTGCATCCTGGAAGAAAATTAATGCAATGGTACGACAATGGATCTTTTAGTTTGGGTTTTGGAAGAAAAATCCACTGCCTATGAAGCTTGGGAATAGGTCAAAAACA contains the following coding sequences:
- the LOC110890004 gene encoding G-type lectin S-receptor-like serine/threonine-protein kinase At4g27290 isoform X1, with the translated sequence MSIFPFLVGLYASITCSYAADTMSANQTVRYNQTIVSPQETFELGFFSPPNSKNHYVGIWYKKIPKRTYVWVANRNTPLTDTSGELTLTLQGVLILREATKGNVVWSSAKSSITSVKNPIGQLLDTGNFIIHKEGEGTNQEDPIWQSFDFITDTLLPGVKLGWNFITGHERRFTSWKSPDDPAFGEFSYGIDTRGYPQMILMEGQDIKLRGGPWIGFRFSGISTLRPNRFFNFTFVVNQREIYYQYNLIDTSAIMRLVLQASGRFELLLWSDSKQEWNLYSTRQSDICDQYAVCGAFGSCNIGKSPVCECLKGFEPTSPDQWKNTDWSQGCRHTVPLNCSPGEGFNKYTNLKLPDTRGSWYNQTMTLVECEKKCKNNCSCTAYTSSNFSGTGSGCLLWFGGLIDIRTIAESGDTLFIRVSASELDSKSSSAARRVQVIIPIAVVVLVILGSICFFCHFKRKKQQQQGTQSGDEDLELPFFGLSTILKATKSFSINNKLGEGGFGAVYKVMFQGVLENGKEIAVKRLAKTSTQGLHEFKNEVISISRLQHRNLVKLLGCCIEGAEVMLIYEYMPNKGLDSFIFDEIPMELVDWPTRYNIIIGIARGLLYLHQDSRLRIIHRDLKVSNILLDKDMIPKISDFGTARAFGGTQTEAKTNRVVGTYGYMAPEYAGNGIFSIKSDVYSFGVLVLEIVSGVKNRGFAHQEHCNNLTGHAWVLHNEDRSLELVARCLAESINMSQVLRSMHVALLCV
- the LOC110890004 gene encoding G-type lectin S-receptor-like serine/threonine-protein kinase At4g27290 isoform X2 encodes the protein MSIFPFLVGLYASITCSYAADTMSANQTVRYNQTIVSPQETFELGFFSPPNSKNHYVGIWYKKIPKRTYVWVANRNTPLTDTSGELTLTLQGVLILREATKGNVVWSSAKSSITSVKNPIGQLLDTGNFIIHKEGEGTNQEDPIWQSFDFITDTLLPGVKLGWNFITGHERRFTSWKSPDDPAFGEFSYGIDTRGYPQMILMEGQDIKLRGGPWIGFRFSGISTLRPNRFFNFTFVVNQREIYYQYNLIDTSAIMRLVLQASGRFELLLWSDSKQEWNLYSTRQSDICDQYAVCGAFGSCNIGKSPVCECLKGFEPTSPDQWKNTDWSQGCRHTVPLNCSPGEGFNKYTNLKLPDTRGSWYNQTMTLVECEKKCKNNCSCTAYTSSNFSGTGSGCLLWFGGLIDIRTIAESGDTLFIRVSASELDSKSSSAARRVQVIIPIAVVVLVILGSICFFCHFKRKKQQQQGTQSGDEDLELPFFGLSTILKATKSFSINNKLGEGGFGAVYKGVLENGKEIAVKRLAKTSTQGLHEFKNEVISISRLQHRNLVKLLGCCIEGAEVMLIYEYMPNKGLDSFIFDEIPMELVDWPTRYNIIIGIARGLLYLHQDSRLRIIHRDLKVSNILLDKDMIPKISDFGTARAFGGTQTEAKTNRVVGTYGYMAPEYAGNGIFSIKSDVYSFGVLVLEIVSGVKNRGFAHQEHCNNLTGHAWVLHNEDRSLELVARCLAESINMSQVLRSMHVALLCV